GTGATACATCAAAATTACCTGAGAAAACGAAGTCTTTAATAAAAGATTTAGAAGAAGAATCAAATTCAAACACCGGACTTAAGCTTACTTTTGCTTTTGGCTATGGTGGGAGAGATGAGATTGTTCAAGCTGCAAATAATTTTATAAAAGAAAATCCTGGGAAGGAGTTAACGGAAGAGCTCCTTCAGTCATATTTACTCATGCCACATCTTGGTGATGTCGATTTAATGATTAGAACTGGTGGTGATCAAAGAATATCAAACTTTCTTCTTTGGCAGTCAGCTTACGCTGAACTTTATTTTACAGAAACGAAGTGGCCAGACTTTACAAGAGTAGAGTTTAGAAAGATTGTGGAATTTGTATCTAAGCGCGAGAGAAGATTTGGTAATGTATGTTCTTCCGATTTACAGACATCAAAGTTGATGGCCGTAGAAAATAAAGAAATTATTACTAACCTTTAAGGTATATTCTCATGTCTAATACTCAGAAAAGAATTTTCTCTGCCCTTGTTTTAGCCTTTATCGTAGGAGTTTGCCTCTACTTTGGAACGAGAACAACATTACTATTCATTCTTGTCACTGGAGTAATAAGTATTGATGAGCTATTTGTTAATTTTTTCAAAGGCTCTAGAAAAAGTGTAAATTATCTATTATCTCATCTTGTTCTAATTTTACCGTTTATTTATTTTAATCTCATTGATGTGAGTACTCACTTCTTAGGAGTCTTTGTAAATGCGGGACTTGTTCTAAACTTATTATTATTAGTTTATCTATTCTATACTCCTATGGAGTCAAATTTTGTTGTAAGAAAGTTAAAAAAATACTCTATTGCTTCTTCTTTATTGATTCTTCTTCCGCTTATGTCTTTGGCCTCAATTTTTCAATTCAACAAGTGGATCTCTCTTGTAGTGGTTCTTCTTCTTGTAAATTTTGGAATGGATACTGGAGCATGGTTCTTTGGTAAGAATTTTGGAAAACACAAGCTTTGGCCAAGTGTAAGCCCAAATAAAACAATTGAAGGCGTTATTGGTGGAGCTCTTACTTCTGCATTTGTTGGAGGGATTGCATTTCACTTTCTCTTTGGAAGAATGGAAGTAAAATTGTTTATATTCTTTGCATTCCTAGGCTTGATGTCCCAAGTTGGCGATCTCATTCAATCTAAGCTTAAGAGACAATGTGAAATTAAGGATAGTTCTGCACTTATTCCAGGTCACGGCGGAGTTTATGATAGAATAGATAGTCTAATGTTCTTAACCCCATTCTTTGCGGTTGCGATCAAGTATTTTTATTTCGGATAGGTAAGAGATGATTGAAAAAGTATTGATATTTATATTATTCCTTGGGCCTTTAGTTTTCTTTCATGAGCTAGGGCACTTTCTATTTGCGAGACTTTTTGGAGTAAAAGTCCAAGTATTCTCCATAGGCTTTGGACCAAAGTTATTTAAATTTAAAAAAGGTGACACTGAGTACGCACTTTCATTAATTCCTCTTGGTGGATATGTGAAAATGTTTGGTGACGATCCATTCAATGGCGATGCTATTCCTGTTGAAGAAAGAAAGTATAGCTTTACTCATAAGAGTAAGTGGGCAAGATTTTGGATTGTCTTTGGTGGACCTCTTGCGAACTTTATTATGGCCTATGTTATTTTCTTTTCGCTCTTAATTGGTGGCGAGAAAATGCCTGAATTAAAAATGGGACTAGTTACAAAGGATTCAAAGTTTGCAAACTTCGGTATTAAGACTGGTGATATTCTTAAAGAGGTAAATGGAGAATCTGTTTCAAATCCATCTGATGTAGTTCTAATGGACGGAGGGGTGAAGACTCTTACCGTAGAGCGCTTTGGTGAAATGAAAACTGTAAATATAGGAATGAGTGGAGAAGAATTTTTTGAAGAGATGGTTAATTACCCACCATTTCTAAGACGTCCTGTTATGACTTCTTATAATGGAGAGGTATTTGCTCTGTCATTGAATAAAGACTCCGTAAATTGGGGAGAGTCTCTTGATGAGCTCGCAGATCATGCTGAGAACCAAAGTGTT
This sequence is a window from Halobacteriovorax sp. JY17. Protein-coding genes within it:
- the uppS gene encoding polyprenyl diphosphate synthase, translating into MDKAKLKHIAIIMDGNGRWAQCRSHERIWGHIRGSKIVSNIVEEADDLGVQALTLYAFSTENWSRPLGEVTVLFKLLKKFLLKERSRILKNNIQFKVMGDTSKLPEKTKSLIKDLEEESNSNTGLKLTFAFGYGGRDEIVQAANNFIKENPGKELTEELLQSYLLMPHLGDVDLMIRTGGDQRISNFLLWQSAYAELYFTETKWPDFTRVEFRKIVEFVSKRERRFGNVCSSDLQTSKLMAVENKEIITNL
- a CDS encoding phosphatidate cytidylyltransferase, which encodes MSNTQKRIFSALVLAFIVGVCLYFGTRTTLLFILVTGVISIDELFVNFFKGSRKSVNYLLSHLVLILPFIYFNLIDVSTHFLGVFVNAGLVLNLLLLVYLFYTPMESNFVVRKLKKYSIASSLLILLPLMSLASIFQFNKWISLVVVLLLVNFGMDTGAWFFGKNFGKHKLWPSVSPNKTIEGVIGGALTSAFVGGIAFHFLFGRMEVKLFIFFAFLGLMSQVGDLIQSKLKRQCEIKDSSALIPGHGGVYDRIDSLMFLTPFFAVAIKYFYFG